A part of Acropora palmata chromosome 8, jaAcrPala1.3, whole genome shotgun sequence genomic DNA contains:
- the LOC141890040 gene encoding uncharacterized protein LOC141890040: protein MLCIFCGAGEARNSICEKGATEKDMDDVIKPYFHRGYLYSAIVGLLEKRGLHMCVRTLKRRLRSLGLKRKGNARIIDDSEIRSVIREEMRGPGSLLGIRQAKPYGFPIHGAVDGFSRRILWLEVARTNNDPRVPAAFFLKQAQEVGGCPLLLVTDCGSENCIATSMQCIFRSNQQDDQAGSKSHRYCSSPANQRIEGWWSFFRRNRSNWWINLFKDLVNYGLLCPGNILHVECLWFCFSKLLQEHLNKVKDHWNSHKISKSLYGSVHGVPDVMYFLPEYYGHEKCLVSVPENLAEDMEVHCQSETEDNLYLDYFEYILENNGWTYPSSEREVIRLYQYIIGIQN, encoded by the exons ATGCTCTGCATCTTTTGTGGCGCTGGGGAAGCTCGAAACAGTATATGTGAAAAAGGTGCGACTGAAAAAGATATGGACGATGTGATAAAGCCTTATTTTCATCGTGGTTATCTGTACAGCGCTATTGTTGGTCTTCTCGAAAAACGAGGCCTCCATATGTGTGTGCGGACACTTAAGAGACGTCTGAGATCTCTTGGATTAAAGAGGAAAGGAAATGCCAGGATAATAGATGATTCTGAAATAAGAAGTGTCATTCGTGAAGAAATGAGAGGCCCTGGAAGTTTATTAGG GATACGACAAGCTAAACCATATGGGTTCCCTATACATGGTGCAGTGGATGGATTCAGTCGAAGGATTTTATGGTTAGAAGTAGCCCGAACTAACAATGACCCAAGAGTACCTGCAGCCTTCTTCCTCAAACAAGCACAAGAAGTAGGAGGTTGCCCTTTGCTCCTTGTAACTGATTGTGGATCAGAGAATTGCATTGCCACTTCCATGCAGTGCATCTTTCGTAGCAATCAACAAGATGATCAAGCAGGTTCAAAGTCTCATAGATACTGCTCCTCACCTGCCAATCAACGAATTGAAGGATGGTGGTCATTCTTCAGGCGAAACAGATCCAATTGGTGGATAAACCTTTTCAAGGACTTGGTCAATTATGGATTGCTTTGTCCGGGGAATATACTTCATGTGGAATGCCTGTGgttctgtttttcaaaacttcttCAGGAACACTTGAACAAAGTTAAAGATCACTGGAATAGTCACAAGATTTCTAAGTCTCTATACGGTTCTGTCCATGGGGTACCAGATGTTATGTACTTTTTACCGGAATATTATGGACATGAAAAATGTTTAGTTTCTGTGCCTGAAAATCTGGCTGAGGATATGGAAGTACACTGCCAGAGTGAGACGGAAGACAATCTGTACCTTGATTATTTTGAGTACATCTTGGAAAACAATGGCTGGACTTACCCTAGTAGTGAAAGGGAGGTGATCAGACTATACCAGTACATAATAGGAATTCAGAATTGA